AACTGCGGCACCGTCCGGGGCGCCGCCGCCGGACCTTAGTGCTGGTGGCCCGCGTGCTCGTCCTCGTCGGCAGGCTTCTCGACCACGAGGGTTTCCGTGGTGAGCACCAGCGCCGCGATGGAAGCCGCGTTGCGCAGGGCCGCACGCGTCACCTTGACCGGGTCGATAACGCCGGCCGCGATGAGGTCTTCATATTCGCCGGTCTTGGCGTTGAAGCCCTGGTTGTTGGCTGATTCGGCCACCTTGGCGACCACCACGTAGCCGTCGAAGCCGGCGTTCTGGGCGATCCAGCGCAGCGGCTGGGTCAGTGCCCGGCGGACGATGCCGACAGCGGCGGCCGCGTCACCTTCGAGGGCCTTGACGGCAGGGTCCTCGTCGAGGGCCTTGAGGGCGTGGATGAGGGCAGCGCCACCGCCGGCCACAATGCCTTCTTCCAGGGCAGCGCGGGTCGAGGACACGGCGTCCTCGATGCGGTGCTTCTTTTCCTTCAGCTCGACTTCGGTAGCCGCGCCAACCTTGATCACGCCGATGCCGCCGGCCAGCTTAGCCAGGCGCTCCTGGAGCTTTTCCTTGTCCCAGTCGGAATCGGTGCGGGTCAGCTCGGCGCGCAGCTGGGAAACCCGGGCTGCGACGTCCTCGGCCGAACCGGCGCCGTCAACGATGGTGGTGTTGTCCTTGGTGACGGTGATACGCCGGGCAGTACCGAGCACCTCCAGGCCGACCGTATCCAGGCTGAGGCCCAGTTCCGGCGAAACAACCTGCGCACCCGTAAGGGTGGCGATGTCCTGCAGCATGGCCTTGCGGCGGTCACCGAAGCCCGGAGCCTTGACGGCAACGACGTTCAGGGTGCCGCGGATGCGGTTGACGATCAGCGTGGAGAGAGCCTCGCCGTCGACGTCCTCGGCGATGATAAAGAGCGGCTTGGAGCTCTGCAGCGCCTTTTCCAGCAGCGGCAGGAAGTCCTGGACGGATGAAATCTTGCCCTGGTTGATGAGGATCAGCGCATCTTCGAGGACTGCTTCCTGGCGTTCTGCGTCGGTGACGAAGTACGGGGACAGGTAGCCCTTGTCGAACTGCATGCCCTCGGTGAGGACCAGTTCGGTCTGCGTGGTGGAGGATTCCTCAATGGTGATCACACCATCCTTGCCGACCTTACCGAATGCCTCGGCCAGGAGCTCGCCGACCTCGTCGCTCTGTGCGGAGATGGAGGCGACGTTGGCGACCTGGGTGCCTTCGACCGGACGTGCGTTTTCGAGCAGGCGGGCAGCGACGGCTTCGACGGAAACCTCGATGCCGCGCTTGATCTCGCCCGGTGCGGCGCCTGCCGCAACGTTGCGGAGGCCTTCCTTAACAAGCGCCTGTGCCAACACAGTGGCGGTGGTGGTGCCGTCGCCGGCCACGTCGTTGGTCTTGGTGGCGACCTCCTTGGCAAGCTGCGCGCCAAGGTTCTCGTAGGGGTCGTCCAGTTCGACTTCACGGGCGATGGTGACACCATCGTTGGTGATCGTGGGGGCGCCCCACTTCTTGTCCAGCACAACGTTGCGGCCACGCGGGCCAAGCGTCACCTTGACCGTGTTGGCGAGCTTATCGATGCCGGCTTCAAGCGACCGGCGGGCAGCGTCGTTAAACGCAAGCTGCTTTGCCATGGTTTTTGTCCTTTCAAGACAGAACCCCGCGCAACTGACCTGTCAGAGATGAATCAGACGGATCGGCGGCGCGGGGTCCATAAGAGTTACTTTACGACGATCGCCAGGACGTCGCGGGCGGACAGTACGAGGTACTCGGTACCGCCGGTCTTGACTTCGGTTCCGCCGTACTTGGAGTAGATAACAACGTCGCCGACGGTGACGTCGATCGGAACGCGGTTGCCGTTGTCGTCAAAGCGGCCGGGGCCAACTGCAACAACTTCGCCTTCCTGCGGCTTTTCCTGCGCGGAGTCCGGGATAACCAGGCCGGAGGCCGTGGTCTGCTCGGCTTCGAGCGGGCGGACAACAATACGATCCTCAAGAGGCTTAATAGAGACCGACAAGGACCTCTCCTTTTCGTCAGCAAATTCGTGGACTTTAAAGCTGTGGTGCCAAGGCGCACAAACCGTCGTCGCGGTGCCGGCAGCGTACCTGGCAGGTCCAGCTTGAGTATTAGCACCCTCCTAGGGAGAGTGCTAATGACGACTCTATGTAAGTAGTTAGCACTCGGTCAAGGTGAGTGCCAGAATTTCGTCACCCGTTAACGCCGCACGACTGCCGGCTGCCCTCAGCCGAGGTCCTCGAAGTTCACGTCTTCGCCGTTGTCCGCGTCGCTGGCACCGGCCTCCCCCCGGTGCCGGTACAGCACCAGGGCGCCGGCGGCGGCAAGGACGACGCCGGCGGCCAGGACGACGATGCCGCCGGTTCGGGCCGCGGCATAAGTGTCCCGGATGTCCCTCGCCTCGTCGGTGGCGTCCGCAACGTCTTTGCCGCCGACGGAATAAACCGTGGCGTTGAAGGAATCAAGGAAAAAGATAATCACCAGCAGCGCCGCGCAAACCACCGCGAGCACAATGCCGGCGATCAGCGCCGGCCGGGCGTAACGGGCCAATCCCCGGCGGGTGGCCCGGCCGCCGTCGGCATCCCGGCCGGCGGTCCGGTCATTGGGGTCATCTGCGTCCGAGCCGGTGTTTGCCGTGCCGCTGTCTTCCATGCCGTCTAGCCTATCGGGCGCACGGCGCCTCGACTGCCTGAACTAGGCTTGATCCCATGGCTGACGCACCGCAGGACCAGATCGCCCCGCTCCTCAACCCCGCAGGCTGGGAGCTGCTGGCGTCACTGGGCGCGTACCGCGAGGACGAGGCGTTCCGCCTCAACGCAACCCTGCGGAAGGCCGGCCACTCCCCCGAACTCGTCTCTGCCGTGCTCACCCAGTCCCGGCTGCGGACCAAGGCCGAAGCCAAGTTCGGCGAGTTCGCCCGGCAGATGATTTTCACCCAAGCCGGTTTGGAACAGGCCACCCGGCTGACCGTGGCGGCGC
This genomic window from Arthrobacter sp. EM1 contains:
- the groL gene encoding chaperonin GroEL (60 kDa chaperone family; promotes refolding of misfolded polypeptides especially under stressful conditions; forms two stacked rings of heptamers to form a barrel-shaped 14mer; ends can be capped by GroES; misfolded proteins enter the barrel where they are refolded when GroES binds), with the translated sequence MAKQLAFNDAARRSLEAGIDKLANTVKVTLGPRGRNVVLDKKWGAPTITNDGVTIAREVELDDPYENLGAQLAKEVATKTNDVAGDGTTTATVLAQALVKEGLRNVAAGAAPGEIKRGIEVSVEAVAARLLENARPVEGTQVANVASISAQSDEVGELLAEAFGKVGKDGVITIEESSTTQTELVLTEGMQFDKGYLSPYFVTDAERQEAVLEDALILINQGKISSVQDFLPLLEKALQSSKPLFIIAEDVDGEALSTLIVNRIRGTLNVVAVKAPGFGDRRKAMLQDIATLTGAQVVSPELGLSLDTVGLEVLGTARRITVTKDNTTIVDGAGSAEDVAARVSQLRAELTRTDSDWDKEKLQERLAKLAGGIGVIKVGAATEVELKEKKHRIEDAVSSTRAALEEGIVAGGGAALIHALKALDEDPAVKALEGDAAAAVGIVRRALTQPLRWIAQNAGFDGYVVVAKVAESANNQGFNAKTGEYEDLIAAGVIDPVKVTRAALRNAASIAALVLTTETLVVEKPADEDEHAGHQH
- the groES gene encoding co-chaperone GroES, with the translated sequence MSVSIKPLEDRIVVRPLEAEQTTASGLVIPDSAQEKPQEGEVVAVGPGRFDDNGNRVPIDVTVGDVVIYSKYGGTEVKTGGTEYLVLSARDVLAIVVK